The nucleotide sequence GTGTGGAACAATAGAAAATGATATCTTATGTGATCATGATTCAGACAAGCAGGAGTTTAGCGGAAGCCTAATAAGGAGCATAATACTAGACGAGGTCAGACCCACTAAAATGGTTATGAGACCTGAAGTTTATGATGTACTCATGGAGTCAGCTAAAAAATATGGATTCGGAACACCGTTCGTTACTGAGGAATACCTGAATAGGAGAGAGAGTATATTTGAATTAGGTGATCTACAATGAAGGTGTACATTTGGCTGAGTGAAGAGGTTGCCAAAAAGTTAGAGGATCTTGGTCTAAGATACGGTAAAGAGGTTCTTGGAGGTATGAAGAGGTTAGAGATCGAGGTAGAGGAGGAAATAGTGAAGAGAATTGTTGAAGTGTTTCCAAATGCTAAAGTGGATAGGAGCACAACCAATTCCATAGAACTTCTTCCTAAGCACTTTAAAGAGAAGGTCATACAACTACTTCTGAACAGGGGAACCGATCCAAAGGATGCCTTAATAGAGGCACTGAACATATACGCTAAACAAAAACAATCTTAAGCAATCTAGTTTTTGAGAATCGTCATGGCTTTTAAAAATTGATAATATTGAGGCTAAGTTAGTAAATATTATTTTTATTTACAGCAAGTAATTTCAAAAATATTTCAAAGACTCGCCTTTGTTAGAAGAAAAATTATTAGGTTTAAAAATATTTTAATAACATAGGATCCACAATTAGACTATTTTTATCATCTAACTTCTTAAAACTCTATAAATAGTTTATTAACTTGTTAGGAGTATAAGATTGTATGAAGGCAGCTGTTCTTACAGCATATAACTCGCCTTTTGAAATCAGAAAAGATGTAGAGCCGAATGGATCAGGAGTTGTAGTTGATGTAGCGGCTACAGGTATTTGTGGACGAGATTTAGTGGTATGGAAGGGAGGGTTCAGAAATCTGAAATTACCACTGATATTAGGTCACGAGATAGTAGGTTATTATAAGGGAAAACCGGTAGCTGTCTATCCTAACTTATCCTGTGGAAATTGTGAATATTGTAAAGCTGGAAAAGAAAACTTGTGTGAAAACGCAAAAATAATAGGGGAAGGAGAGATTACGGGTGGTTATGGAGAAAAAGTAATTGCACCAGAAAAGAACTTAATACCTTTGCCAACTGAAGAGATGGAGAAGTATGCTGCTGCATTGGACCCTGTAGCTACTGCCATACATTCAGCTAAGCTAGCGAATCTAAACAAGGACAGTAAAGTATTAGTAACAGGAGCAGGAGGAGGAGTGGGAGTTCACTTAGTTCAGTATCTGAAGCACATAGGTATAAAGGAGGTTTACGGATTAACTTCCAAGGTTGACAAACTTAAAGAACTTGGAGCAACTCCAATAACACAGATAAAGAACGAGAAGTTTGATGCGGTATTTGAACTTGTGGGCTCAAAGACTATAAATGACTCTCTTAGATCCCTAAAGAAAGAGGGAACTTTAGTGTTAATTGGGAATGTCGAGGGAGAGCCAATAACATTACTGCGACCAGCCTTAACAGTTATGAGACAGCAGAAAATAGTAGGATCAGCAGCATATACTAAGGAAGAATATGAAGAGGCAATAAGGATAATTGGTGAGAACAAGATTAAAATAATATATGAGAGTTATGAACTGGAAAGGATCAACGAAGCTTATAGAAAGCTAGCCAATAGGGAGATATTTGGAAGGGCAGTGTTGAAACTAAGATAATACTTAACTACCTCCTTCTCGTTGTCATGAAAATGATGTATTTTTTCATTCAATGAAAATTCTGATAATTTTTCCAACATCTCTATGGCTTGTTTTTATTTAGCACTAAATTACTTGAATATTGGTTTTTTCATGCATTTGACTAATTATTTAGTACTCTAAGTTATTATACAAAGTTATTATAGTTAGAGTAAATATTATATTATATATGGCATCTCTAAGCAGTGTAATAGGAAAAACAATGTTCATAAGCCAAGGTGAGCTAGCTGACACAGTTGCAATACCAGCAGCCATAATTTATGAAACAAAACAGCTAAATGAACCTATTTTAGTAGTCACAAGCACAGGTAAAAGTGGAATTAGTTTAGGCTACTTTCAAGATGTTGACACTGAAGTGAACTTAGATGAGGCGAGGAGAAGGGGAGTAGATGTAATAAGGAGATTAGGTGTAGGAGGTGGTACAATATATGCCTCTAAGGGATCCAGCATGGCAATGTTCATGACATTCCCAAAGGACTTCTTCACCAATATGGAGAAAGCCTTCTGCCAAATAGGATCAGCAGCCGTTCATGCGTATTTCAAGTTAGGTGTGAAGGGTGCTTGGTACGATCATATCGGCGATGTTAGGGTAGGATCCCCAAGAGCCTATAGGAAAATTACAGGATTTGGATTTACCACAATAGAGGATATACTGGTACTTAACATGGTGATAGGTGTAGGCAAAATAGACGTACAGGAGATGATAAATGTGATTAAAGTCCCTCCAGAAAAGTTCTCGGATAAAACCTCAAAGAACGTCCAAGATTACTTAACATCTGTAGAGGAAGATACGGGAAGAAAGCCCTCCGACGAGGAAGTGTATGAAGCCTTTAAAACCAGTTTAGAGGAGACCTTAAGGATAAAGTTAGAACCCCATGAGTTCTCGGATCAGGCTAAAGCAATATTTAACAAGTATAAGGAGATGGCTAAATCAGACCAAAACCTATTCCTTAGATCCAGTGGAAAGAGATTCTCTAATATCCCTCAAGGGTATGCCGTAGGCTTCTCCAGATATAAGGCTAGGAAGTTGATAGTTACGCATTTGCTGACAGATGGTAAAGAGATTAAAGACATCATGATAAGTGGAGATTTTTACTGCTCTCCATCGGAGTACTTATTCGAACTTGAACAAAAACTTAAGGGAGTCCCCTTAGACGATAAGGAAAAGATTTCAAATATTGTGAATAGTATGTTCGCCAGGAAGAATTTCGAGATGCCAATGGTCAAAGGAGAAGACATAGTGGAGTCGATCACTAGAGCCATAGATAATGCTAAACAACAACTACACAGATGAAAAGGAAAGTTTGATTTTTAGCTTTAGCTAAAGACTATCCACAAAGATTATTTTTCTTATTTTTTTATAGAAGGCTACCTTATCATTAACAAAGTTCATGATCTCCTCTTCACTAACCTTTCCCTTATATTCTTCCTTTAGTAAGACCTTAGCAAAGACCTTGTGACCGACCTCCGGGTCCCATTCACCATCAACATAGGCTCTCTTTACAGCCGGATGTTCCTCAAGGAGTAGCTCCAGATCTCTTGGAAATATTGGATAAGCTTTGTATTTCAGGAACCTTTTCTTTAAACCTCTAAAGTATAGGAGACCGTTCTGGTCCATCATAAAGATATCCCCTGTATAAAGCCAACCGTCCTTGATAGCCTTAGAACTCTCTTGAATATCTAGGATACCGTGACTACCATAACCCTTCATATTCCAAGGAGATTTGACTATCAACTCGCCATCCTGACCTATGGGCACATCCTTTGTACCTGTCTCCTTATCAACAATTCTTATCTTAACTCCAGGAAGAGGAATTCCTACACTACCATATACCTTGAGGTTTGCAGGTTGGTATGTAACAATTAGTCCCTCTGTAAGACCATAAGTTTGTACTAATGGGAGGTTTAACTCCTCAAAGTAAGCCTTTTGTAGGTCTGGAGGTACAGGGGCTGCTCCGGTTATACATAACTTAAGCGAAAACTTTTCCTTCTTGAGATTTGGTAATATTTCCTTAAACACCATAGGAGGGGCAGGCCACGTAGTAACCTTATATTCTCGAATTAGATCTAGAGCCCTATTTGGATCATATCTCCTCATTAAAACAATTTTTCCCCTCTCCATAATAGTTTCTAACAGAGCGTCAAGCCCAAATATGTGGGAGATGGGGAGAGATATTAGAATTGTGTTCTCCTCTCCTATTTCACCAGCTCTGACCAAGGAACTGACATAGTTTGAGGAAATTAGTCCGTAATGGGTATGATAAACTTCATATGTTCTCCCTATAATTCCTGCATAATGCATAGACACCGCTATATCTTCCTTGGGGTTAATCTCTACCTCGTCAACATTAGGGGAAGAATCTAAATCATTTAGGCTATTAAATGAAAAGACATTGTAACGTGACATCACCTCTTTCTCTCTCTTGTATATTTCCTCCTCAGTAACTATCATCTTTGGGTCAGTCAACGAAAGTTGGTATTCAAGGTCCTTGCCTGATGACAATGGATCAATTAAGGCTACCCTTACTCCTAACATGGAGGAGCCAAAAAACACTGGAATAACCTGTGGAGCATTAGACATAATAAGTGAAATAGCGTCTCCCTTTTTCAGTCCATGTTCCTTTAGGTAACTTGCGAAGCGTTTAGCGAAGGAGTATAAACTCGAGTAACTGAATTCTTTCCCCTCAAAGACCAAGAGTGTTAAATCACCTTTTTCCTTCACAGACTTATTCAACACCTCATGAATTGGAATCTCAGGGATGTTAAGATCACTCAGGTTTTCAGGGTAAAACTTTGACCATATATCCATAATATTATTTTTTATAAAAAATTAAAAAGTCTTTATGCGGAGTATTGAAAAAATTATTTCCCCTTGTACTTCGGTTGTCTTCTTTCCACAAACGCCCTCATTCCCTCTTTAAAGTCCTCAGTAGCTGACAATATTAGAAGGTCTTGAGAGGCAGACTGTAATTGCTGAAGATAGCTGTTCCTTATGGAATTTACAGCTCTCTTTATTGCCATACTTGATAATGGCGCAATCTTCTTAGCCTTTTCAACTATCTCCACAGTTGCAATCTCCAATTGGTCATGGGGTACTACAATGTCGACTAAACCTAACTCTTTAGCCTGTTTAGCACTCATCCAATCTCCGGTTAATGCATATCTAGCGATCTTCCTACTTATAAAACCTACACCCATGGAGGAAGCTAAAGGTGGCAACGCACCGATTAAACCCTCTGGTATAGCAAACATAGCATCGTCACTTGCCACTATTATATCGAATAATATGTTAAGCTCCATTCCGCCTCCAAATGCCAAACCGTTAACTGCTGAAATTACAGGTTTAGGGTAGTTCAGAAGTAGATTTATCAACGGAGAAGAGAACTTCTCGTTCCATTCCATAGCGCCTGCCACACTCCCCCAGTAATTCATCATCTCGATATCGTCTCCTGCGCAGAACGCCCTTCCCTCTCCTGTGATTACCACAGCCCTTATCTCAGAGTCGTCCTTAGCCTTCTTAAAGGCTTCAGTTAAACCACTCCACATGGCTTCATTCAATGCGTTAAGCTTATCAGCTCTTGACATGGTTATTTTAGCGTAATCATGTAATTTCTCGTACTTAACAGGACCAAAGTTAGCCTTCTCATAGTTCCACTTAAAAAACCCCTCCCCACTCTTCACACCCAACTTTCCCTTACTGACCATCTCGGTTAAAAGGGGATCAGGCTTATAGTACTCGTTCTTTGTCACCTCATACCTCTCCTCTAAGAACTTCAACACATTATCAATCCCGTATTTGTCTGCAAAGGTCAGTGGACCCTGTGGCCAATTCATACCTTTGACCATACCCTTTTCAATGTCCTGAGCTGAAGAGACATCGTTCCTGAGTATCCAAGCTGCCTCATTAACAGCAGGCGCAATAATCCTCAAAGGGTTAACATAATACATGTTGTCTGTGGGGACTACTCTTGCTCTTTCGTAAGTCTTACTTGTGTAAGTGTAGAAACCTTTACCGCTCTTTATCCCTAATCTGCCTTCTTCAACTAACTTCTTCAATACCTTGAAGTGTGGAGGTTCTCCTTCACCCCTTTTTATAGCCTCTAACCCTGCGTTATATGCTACGTCTATACCTGTAAAGTCCATGAGCTCCAAAAACCCCATGGGCATACCTAATCTAAACCTGCTCATTGCGTCAATATCCTCCTTTGAATATCCCTCGTCATAGAGTAATACTGCCTCGGGGAAAGTTCGACCATTTATTCTGTTAATTAAGAATCCAGGCACGTCTTTCTTAACGACTACATAGTCTTTGTTGATCTTCTTAGCAAGGTCAATAGTGGTCTTCAAGGTCTCTTCTGCAGTCTTATTCCCCATAATTATCTCCACAAGGGGCATTAATACGGGTGGATTCATAAAGTGTAAACCTATGAACTTTTCTTGCCTTCCAGTAACTTCTGCTAGATAACTTATTGGAATTGTTGATGTATTAGTTGCGAATATGGCATCTTTCTTTACAACTCTGTCCAATTCTGAAAAAATCTTTCTTTTAACATCTGATCTTTCTATGGCTGCTTCAATGATAAAGTCTACATCTGAAAAATCCCCAAAGCTAACAGTTGTTTTAATTCTTGATAACACTGTGTTTGGGTTCTCCTTAATTTGTCTTTTTTCCCTTAACTTCTCCAATGACCATCTTATTTTTTCCAATGCGTTCCTCAAGATATCTTCATTGACGTCTGTTAAAACCACGTTAAAGCCTGCTATAGCTACAACTTCAGCTATCCCATGACCCATAGTTCCTGCTCCGACTACACCTACTCTTGAGATTTGTGACATTATTATTAAATAAATAAATAAGATATTAAAGTTTAGTTTGAACCACAAAACTAATTAAGT is from Sulfolobus acidocaldarius DSM 639 and encodes:
- a CDS encoding DUF6955 family protein; amino-acid sequence: MKVYIWLSEEVAKKLEDLGLRYGKEVLGGMKRLEIEVEEEIVKRIVEVFPNAKVDRSTTNSIELLPKHFKEKVIQLLLNRGTDPKDALIEALNIYAKQKQS
- a CDS encoding lipoate--protein ligase family protein; this encodes MASLSSVIGKTMFISQGELADTVAIPAAIIYETKQLNEPILVVTSTGKSGISLGYFQDVDTEVNLDEARRRGVDVIRRLGVGGGTIYASKGSSMAMFMTFPKDFFTNMEKAFCQIGSAAVHAYFKLGVKGAWYDHIGDVRVGSPRAYRKITGFGFTTIEDILVLNMVIGVGKIDVQEMINVIKVPPEKFSDKTSKNVQDYLTSVEEDTGRKPSDEEVYEAFKTSLEETLRIKLEPHEFSDQAKAIFNKYKEMAKSDQNLFLRSSGKRFSNIPQGYAVGFSRYKARKLIVTHLLTDGKEIKDIMISGDFYCSPSEYLFELEQKLKGVPLDDKEKISNIVNSMFARKNFEMPMVKGEDIVESITRAIDNAKQQLHR
- a CDS encoding class I adenylate-forming enzyme family protein; translation: MDIWSKFYPENLSDLNIPEIPIHEVLNKSVKEKGDLTLLVFEGKEFSYSSLYSFAKRFASYLKEHGLKKGDAISLIMSNAPQVIPVFFGSSMLGVRVALIDPLSSGKDLEYQLSLTDPKMIVTEEEIYKREKEVMSRYNVFSFNSLNDLDSSPNVDEVEINPKEDIAVSMHYAGIIGRTYEVYHTHYGLISSNYVSSLVRAGEIGEENTILISLPISHIFGLDALLETIMERGKIVLMRRYDPNRALDLIREYKVTTWPAPPMVFKEILPNLKKEKFSLKLCITGAAPVPPDLQKAYFEELNLPLVQTYGLTEGLIVTYQPANLKVYGSVGIPLPGVKIRIVDKETGTKDVPIGQDGELIVKSPWNMKGYGSHGILDIQESSKAIKDGWLYTGDIFMMDQNGLLYFRGLKKRFLKYKAYPIFPRDLELLLEEHPAVKRAYVDGEWDPEVGHKVFAKVLLKEEYKGKVSEEEIMNFVNDKVAFYKKIRKIIFVDSL
- a CDS encoding alcohol dehydrogenase catalytic domain-containing protein; this translates as MKAAVLTAYNSPFEIRKDVEPNGSGVVVDVAATGICGRDLVVWKGGFRNLKLPLILGHEIVGYYKGKPVAVYPNLSCGNCEYCKAGKENLCENAKIIGEGEITGGYGEKVIAPEKNLIPLPTEEMEKYAAALDPVATAIHSAKLANLNKDSKVLVTGAGGGVGVHLVQYLKHIGIKEVYGLTSKVDKLKELGATPITQIKNEKFDAVFELVGSKTINDSLRSLKKEGTLVLIGNVEGEPITLLRPALTVMRQQKIVGSAAYTKEEYEEAIRIIGENKIKIIYESYELERINEAYRKLANREIFGRAVLKLR
- a CDS encoding 3-hydroxyacyl-CoA dehydrogenase/enoyl-CoA hydratase family protein, whose protein sequence is MSQISRVGVVGAGTMGHGIAEVVAIAGFNVVLTDVNEDILRNALEKIRWSLEKLREKRQIKENPNTVLSRIKTTVSFGDFSDVDFIIEAAIERSDVKRKIFSELDRVVKKDAIFATNTSTIPISYLAEVTGRQEKFIGLHFMNPPVLMPLVEIIMGNKTAEETLKTTIDLAKKINKDYVVVKKDVPGFLINRINGRTFPEAVLLYDEGYSKEDIDAMSRFRLGMPMGFLELMDFTGIDVAYNAGLEAIKRGEGEPPHFKVLKKLVEEGRLGIKSGKGFYTYTSKTYERARVVPTDNMYYVNPLRIIAPAVNEAAWILRNDVSSAQDIEKGMVKGMNWPQGPLTFADKYGIDNVLKFLEERYEVTKNEYYKPDPLLTEMVSKGKLGVKSGEGFFKWNYEKANFGPVKYEKLHDYAKITMSRADKLNALNEAMWSGLTEAFKKAKDDSEIRAVVITGEGRAFCAGDDIEMMNYWGSVAGAMEWNEKFSSPLINLLLNYPKPVISAVNGLAFGGGMELNILFDIIVASDDAMFAIPEGLIGALPPLASSMGVGFISRKIARYALTGDWMSAKQAKELGLVDIVVPHDQLEIATVEIVEKAKKIAPLSSMAIKRAVNSIRNSYLQQLQSASQDLLILSATEDFKEGMRAFVERRQPKYKGK